The following proteins are encoded in a genomic region of Pseudomonas sp. Os17:
- the aceF gene encoding dihydrolipoyllysine-residue acetyltransferase, whose product MSELIRVPDIGSGEGEVIELMVKVGDRIEADQSILTLESDKASMEIPAPKSGVVKSLKVKLGDRLKEGDELLELEVEGAAAAAPAPAAAAPAPAQPAAAPAAAAPAAAPASASVQQVHVPDIGSSGKAQIIEIQVKVGDTVEADQSLITLESDKASMEIPSPAAGVVESISVKLNDEVGTGDLILALKVAGASAPAAAAAAPAQAAAPAPAAAPAAPVADSVQDIHVPDIGSAGKAKIIEVLVKAGDSVVADQSLITLESDKASMEIPSPAAGIVESVSIKLDDEVGTGDLILKLKVKGAAPAAAPAPAAAPAPAKAEAAPAAAAPAAAAPVAAPAKPGAKVHAGPAVRQLAREFGVELSAVSPSGPHGRILKEDVQVYVKAMMQKAKEAPAAGATGGAGIPPIPVVDFSRFGEIEEVPMTRLMQAGAANLHRSWLNVPHVTQFDSADITELEAFRVAQKAVAEKAGVKLTILPLLLKSCAHLLKELPDFNSSLAPSGKAIIRKKYVNIGFAVDTPDGLLVPVIKNVDQKSLLQLAAEAASLAEKARTKKLSADEMQGACFTISSLGHIGGTGFTPIVNAPEVAILGVSKATIQPVWDGKAFQPKLMLPLSLSYDHRVINGAAAARFTKRLSDLLADIRTILL is encoded by the coding sequence GTGAGCGAACTCATTCGCGTACCTGACATCGGCAGCGGTGAAGGTGAAGTAATCGAACTGATGGTCAAGGTCGGCGATCGCATCGAAGCCGACCAGAGCATCCTGACCCTCGAGTCGGACAAGGCCAGCATGGAAATCCCTGCACCGAAGTCCGGCGTGGTCAAAAGCCTGAAAGTGAAGCTGGGCGACCGCCTGAAAGAAGGCGACGAACTGCTGGAGCTGGAAGTCGAGGGCGCCGCTGCTGCGGCCCCTGCCCCTGCCGCCGCTGCGCCAGCCCCTGCACAGCCAGCCGCTGCGCCTGCTGCTGCCGCTCCGGCTGCCGCACCGGCCAGCGCTTCGGTGCAACAGGTTCACGTGCCGGATATCGGCTCGTCGGGCAAGGCCCAGATCATCGAGATCCAGGTCAAGGTCGGCGACACCGTCGAGGCTGACCAGTCGCTGATCACCCTCGAATCCGACAAGGCCAGCATGGAAATCCCATCGCCGGCTGCCGGCGTGGTCGAGAGCATCAGCGTCAAGCTCAACGATGAAGTTGGCACGGGCGACCTGATCCTGGCCCTGAAAGTGGCCGGTGCCTCGGCGCCTGCCGCTGCCGCTGCCGCCCCGGCCCAGGCCGCCGCACCTGCGCCAGCCGCTGCACCCGCCGCCCCGGTGGCCGACAGCGTGCAGGACATCCACGTTCCGGATATCGGCTCGGCCGGCAAGGCCAAGATCATCGAAGTCCTGGTCAAGGCCGGCGACAGCGTGGTTGCCGACCAATCGCTGATCACCCTCGAATCCGACAAGGCCAGCATGGAAATCCCATCGCCAGCCGCCGGCATCGTGGAAAGCGTATCGATCAAGCTGGACGACGAAGTCGGCACCGGCGACCTGATCCTCAAGCTCAAGGTCAAGGGCGCCGCCCCGGCAGCCGCTCCGGCACCTGCCGCCGCCCCTGCCCCGGCGAAAGCTGAAGCTGCTCCTGCCGCCGCCGCGCCTGCCGCTGCAGCCCCGGTTGCCGCACCGGCCAAGCCTGGCGCGAAAGTTCACGCTGGCCCGGCCGTGCGTCAACTGGCCCGGGAATTCGGCGTCGAGTTGAGTGCCGTGAGCCCAAGCGGCCCACACGGTCGCATCCTCAAGGAAGACGTGCAGGTCTACGTCAAGGCGATGATGCAGAAGGCCAAGGAAGCACCGGCTGCCGGTGCAACCGGTGGCGCGGGCATCCCGCCGATCCCGGTCGTGGACTTCAGCCGCTTCGGTGAAATCGAAGAAGTGCCGATGACTCGCCTGATGCAGGCCGGCGCCGCCAACCTGCACCGCAGCTGGCTGAACGTGCCACACGTGACGCAGTTCGATTCGGCGGACATCACCGAACTGGAAGCCTTCCGCGTTGCCCAGAAGGCCGTGGCCGAGAAGGCCGGCGTCAAGCTGACCATCCTGCCGCTGCTGCTCAAGTCCTGCGCCCACCTGCTCAAGGAACTGCCTGACTTCAACAGCTCCCTGGCCCCAAGTGGCAAGGCGATCATCCGCAAGAAGTACGTGAACATCGGCTTCGCCGTGGACACCCCGGATGGCCTGCTGGTGCCGGTGATCAAGAACGTCGACCAGAAGAGCCTGCTGCAACTGGCCGCCGAGGCCGCTTCCCTGGCCGAAAAAGCCCGGACCAAGAAGCTCTCCGCGGACGAGATGCAAGGCGCCTGCTTCACCATCTCCAGCCTCGGGCACATTGGCGGCACCGGCTTCACGCCGATCGTCAACGCGCCGGAAGTGGCGATCCTCGGTGTGTCCAAGGCCACCATCCAGCCAGTCTGGGACGGCAAGGCCTTCCAGCCGAAGCTGATGCTGCCACTGTCCCTGTCCTACGATCACCGTGTGATCAACGGCGCGGCCGCCGCACGCTTCACCAAGCGTCTGAGCGACCTGCTGGCGGACATCCGCACCATTCTGCTGTAA
- the aceE gene encoding pyruvate dehydrogenase (acetyl-transferring), homodimeric type — protein MQDLDPVETQEWLDALESVLDKEGEDRAHYLMTRMGELATRSGSQLPYAITTPYRNTIPVTHEARMPGDLFMERRIRSLVRWNALAMVMRTNLKDSDLGGHISSFASSATLYDIGFNYFFQAPTDEHGGDLIYFQGHASPGVYARAFMEGRITEEQMNNFRQEVDGNGLSSYPHPWLMPDFWQFPTVSMGLGPIQAIYQARFMKYLEARGFIPAGKQKVWCFMGDGECDEPESLGAISLAGREKLDNLIFVINCNLQRLDGPVRGNGKIIQELEGVFRGAQWNVNKVVWGRFWDPLLAKDVDGILQRRMDEVIDGEYQNYKAKDGAFVREHFFNTPELKAMVADLSDDEIWKLNRGGHDPYKVYAAYHEAVNHKEQPTVILAKTIKGYGTGAGEAKNTAHNTKKVDVESLRLFRDRFDIPVKDDDLENLPFFKPEEGSAEARYLSERRAALGGFVPQRRAKSFSIPTPPLDTLKAILDGSGDREISTTMAFVRILAQLVKDKEIGQRIVPIIPDEARTFGMEGMFRQLGIYSSVGQLYEPVDKDQVMFYREDKKGQILEEGINEAGAMSSFIAAGTSYSSHNQPMLPFYIFYSMFGFQRIGDLAWAAGDSRTRGFLIGGTAGRTTLNGEGLQHEDGHSHMLAGTIPNCRTFDPTYGYELAVIIQDGMKKMTEEQQDVFYYITVMNESYQQPAMPEGVEEGIIKGMYLLEEDTREAAHHVQLMGSGTILREVREAAKILRDEFNVAADVWSVTSFNELRRDGLAVERSNRLHPGQKPKLSYVEECLSGRKGPVIASTDYMKLFAEQIRQWVPSKEFKVLGTDGFGRSDSRKKLRHFFEVDRHFVVLAALEALADRGDIEPKVVAEAITKFGIDPEKRNPLDC, from the coding sequence ATGCAAGACCTCGATCCCGTCGAAACCCAGGAATGGCTGGACGCCCTGGAATCGGTTCTCGACAAAGAAGGCGAAGACCGTGCTCACTACCTGATGACCCGTATGGGCGAACTCGCGACCCGCAGCGGCTCGCAACTGCCCTACGCCATCACCACGCCGTACCGCAACACGATTCCCGTCACCCACGAAGCACGCATGCCTGGCGACCTGTTCATGGAACGCCGCATTCGCTCGCTGGTACGTTGGAACGCGTTGGCCATGGTCATGCGTACGAACCTGAAAGATTCTGACCTGGGCGGTCACATCTCCAGCTTCGCCTCCAGCGCCACCCTGTATGACATCGGCTTCAACTACTTCTTCCAGGCCCCGACCGACGAACACGGCGGCGACCTGATCTACTTCCAGGGTCACGCATCGCCAGGCGTCTACGCCCGTGCGTTCATGGAAGGCCGCATCACCGAAGAGCAAATGAACAACTTCCGCCAGGAAGTGGATGGCAACGGCCTATCGTCCTATCCACACCCTTGGCTGATGCCTGACTTCTGGCAGTTCCCGACCGTTTCCATGGGTCTGGGTCCGATCCAGGCGATCTACCAGGCGCGCTTCATGAAATACCTGGAAGCCCGCGGCTTCATCCCGGCCGGCAAGCAGAAAGTCTGGTGCTTCATGGGCGACGGCGAGTGCGACGAGCCGGAATCCCTGGGCGCGATCTCCCTGGCCGGCCGCGAGAAGCTGGACAACCTGATCTTCGTCATCAACTGCAACCTGCAGCGCCTCGACGGCCCGGTTCGCGGCAACGGCAAGATCATCCAGGAACTCGAAGGCGTGTTCCGCGGTGCCCAGTGGAACGTCAACAAGGTGGTCTGGGGCCGTTTCTGGGACCCACTGCTGGCCAAGGACGTCGACGGCATCCTGCAACGCCGCATGGACGAAGTCATCGACGGCGAGTACCAGAACTACAAGGCCAAGGACGGCGCGTTCGTCCGTGAGCACTTCTTCAACACCCCTGAACTCAAGGCGATGGTTGCCGATCTGTCCGACGACGAGATCTGGAAGCTCAACCGTGGCGGCCACGACCCGTACAAGGTCTATGCGGCCTACCACGAGGCGGTCAACCACAAAGAACAACCGACCGTGATCCTGGCCAAGACCATCAAGGGTTATGGCACCGGCGCCGGCGAAGCGAAGAACACCGCGCACAACACCAAGAAAGTCGACGTTGAAAGCCTGCGTCTGTTCCGCGACCGCTTCGACATTCCGGTGAAGGACGACGACCTCGAAAACCTGCCGTTCTTCAAGCCTGAAGAAGGCAGCGCCGAAGCCCGCTACCTGAGCGAGCGTCGTGCTGCGCTGGGCGGTTTCGTGCCTCAGCGTCGCGCCAAGAGCTTCAGCATCCCGACTCCGCCACTGGATACCCTCAAGGCCATCCTCGACGGTTCCGGCGATCGCGAAATCTCCACCACCATGGCCTTCGTGCGGATCCTCGCGCAGCTGGTCAAGGACAAGGAAATCGGCCAGCGCATCGTGCCGATCATCCCGGACGAAGCCCGTACCTTCGGTATGGAAGGCATGTTCCGCCAGTTGGGCATCTACTCCTCCGTCGGCCAGCTCTACGAGCCAGTCGATAAAGACCAGGTGATGTTCTACCGCGAAGACAAGAAGGGCCAGATCCTCGAAGAAGGCATCAACGAAGCGGGCGCCATGAGCTCCTTCATCGCGGCCGGTACTTCGTACTCCAGCCACAACCAGCCGATGCTGCCGTTCTACATCTTCTATTCGATGTTCGGCTTCCAGCGTATTGGCGACCTGGCCTGGGCTGCCGGCGACAGCCGCACCCGCGGCTTCCTGATCGGCGGCACCGCCGGCCGTACCACCCTCAACGGTGAAGGCCTGCAGCACGAAGACGGTCACAGCCACATGCTGGCCGGGACCATCCCGAACTGCCGCACCTTTGATCCAACCTACGGCTACGAGCTGGCGGTGATCATCCAGGACGGCATGAAGAAGATGACCGAAGAGCAACAGGACGTCTTCTACTACATCACCGTGATGAACGAGTCCTACCAGCAGCCAGCCATGCCTGAAGGTGTCGAGGAAGGCATCATCAAGGGCATGTACCTGCTGGAAGAAGACACCCGCGAAGCCGCGCACCACGTGCAACTGATGGGCTCCGGCACCATCCTGCGCGAAGTCCGCGAAGCGGCGAAGATCCTGCGTGACGAGTTCAACGTCGCCGCCGACGTGTGGAGCGTGACCAGCTTCAACGAACTGCGTCGCGATGGCCTGGCCGTAGAGCGCAGCAACCGCCTGCACCCTGGCCAGAAGCCGAAGCTGAGCTACGTCGAAGAGTGCCTGAGCGGCCGCAAGGGTCCGGTCATTGCCTCTACCGACTACATGAAGCTGTTTGCCGAACAGATCCGCCAGTGGGTGCCGTCCAAGGAATTCAAAGTCCTGGGCACCGACGGTTTCGGCCGCAGCGACAGCCGCAAGAAACTGCGTCACTTCTTCGAAGTAGACCGTCACTTCGTGGTGTTGGCAGCCCTGGAAGCCTTGGCTGACCGTGGCGACATCGAACCCAAGGTCGTGGCTGAAGCCATTACCAAGTTCGGTATCGACCCGGAAAAACGCAACCCACTGGACTGCTGA
- the glnE gene encoding bifunctional [glutamate--ammonia ligase]-adenylyl-L-tyrosine phosphorylase/[glutamate--ammonia-ligase] adenylyltransferase yields MSLPALAPVPAILLPLVSRAEQSFRAAVAAMEDSPGVADWTAERWAEFARVGAASDFVIEQSLRDPLMLLELVRSGELDRGFAPGELCAQIAAAVHTAESDDQLGRVLRRQRTRQQVRIIWRDLTRRADLVQTCRDLSDLADACIDQAYQWLYLRHTQQFGVPTGGRSGEPQQMVILGMGKLGAVELNLSSDIDLIFAYPEGGETVGVKRALDNQEFFIRLGQRLIKALDPMTVDGFVFRVDMRLRPYGSVGALVLSFNALEQYYQDQGRDWERYAMIKARVVAGDQVAGAQLLDMLRPFVYRRYLDFSAIEALRTMKQLIQQEVRRKGMADNIKLGSGGIREVEFIAQAFQLIHGGRDLSLQQRPLLKVLGTLEGQGYLPAAVISELREGYEFLRYTEHAIQAIADRQTQMLPDNPQDQARIAFMLGFADWSAFHEQLMYWRGRVEWHFRQVIADPDDDDGAESEVVVGGEWLPLWEEAQDEEAACRQLQEGGFVDAPKALRALASLRGSPQLRAMQRLGRERLDAFIPRLLAQAVEHANPDLVLERVLPLVEAVARRSAYLVLLTENPGALRRLLTLCAASPWIAEQITRFPLLLDELLNEGRLFKPPLAPELAAELRERLTRIPEDDLEQQMEALRHFKLAHRLRVAASEIAGSLPLMKVSDYLTWLAEAILEQVLALAWRQTVAKYGAPQRSDGTLCDPGFIIVGYGKVGGIELGHGSDLDLVFIHDGDPQAETDGPKPIDGAQFFTRLGQRIIHLLTTQTNSGQLYEVDMRLRPSGASGLLVSSLGAFARYQENEAWTWEHQALVRARVLVGSQDVGQAFEKVRAVVLGKKRDLPTLRQEVSEMRAKMRDNLGSRLTAAGTAANAFEATAPFDLKQDAGGIVDIEFMVQYAALAWSEEHPSLLRYTDNIRILEGLEQVGLMPASDASLLREVYKAYRSAAHRQALQNEAGIITGDQFVTERREVLRIWRELGLS; encoded by the coding sequence ATGAGTCTGCCCGCGCTTGCCCCAGTTCCCGCGATTCTTCTGCCATTGGTCAGCCGTGCAGAGCAGTCGTTCCGCGCTGCGGTGGCGGCCATGGAAGACAGCCCCGGCGTCGCGGATTGGACTGCCGAGCGCTGGGCCGAGTTTGCCCGGGTCGGTGCCGCCAGCGACTTCGTCATTGAACAGAGTCTGCGTGACCCTTTGATGTTGCTGGAGCTGGTGCGCAGCGGCGAACTCGATCGCGGTTTCGCCCCCGGAGAGTTGTGCGCACAGATTGCCGCAGCCGTGCACACCGCCGAGAGCGACGACCAATTGGGGCGAGTGCTGCGGCGTCAGCGCACCCGGCAGCAGGTGCGGATCATCTGGCGCGATCTGACCCGCCGGGCGGATCTGGTGCAGACCTGCCGCGACCTGTCCGATCTGGCCGACGCCTGCATCGACCAGGCCTATCAATGGCTGTATCTGCGTCATACCCAGCAATTCGGCGTGCCCACCGGTGGCCGCAGCGGCGAGCCGCAGCAGATGGTCATCCTCGGCATGGGCAAGCTGGGGGCGGTGGAACTCAACCTGTCGTCGGACATCGACCTGATCTTCGCGTACCCCGAAGGCGGCGAGACGGTGGGGGTCAAGCGTGCCCTGGATAACCAGGAGTTCTTCATTCGCCTGGGCCAGCGGCTGATCAAGGCCCTGGACCCGATGACCGTCGACGGTTTCGTGTTCCGCGTCGACATGCGCCTGCGGCCCTACGGTTCCGTCGGGGCCCTGGTGCTGAGCTTCAATGCCCTGGAGCAGTACTACCAGGATCAGGGGCGCGACTGGGAGCGCTACGCCATGATCAAGGCCCGGGTGGTCGCCGGGGATCAGGTGGCCGGGGCGCAATTGCTGGACATGCTGCGGCCCTTCGTCTATCGCCGTTACCTGGACTTCTCCGCCATCGAGGCGCTGCGCACCATGAAGCAGCTGATCCAGCAGGAGGTGCGGCGCAAGGGCATGGCCGACAACATCAAGCTGGGTTCGGGAGGCATTCGCGAAGTCGAGTTCATCGCCCAGGCCTTCCAGCTGATTCACGGCGGTCGCGACCTGAGCCTGCAGCAGCGTCCTTTATTAAAGGTGCTGGGCACGCTGGAGGGACAGGGTTATTTGCCGGCGGCAGTGATCAGCGAGCTGCGCGAGGGCTACGAGTTCCTGCGTTATACCGAGCACGCGATCCAGGCCATTGCCGATCGTCAGACGCAGATGCTGCCGGACAATCCCCAGGACCAGGCGCGAATCGCCTTCATGCTCGGCTTTGCCGACTGGAGCGCCTTCCATGAACAGTTGATGTACTGGCGCGGACGGGTGGAGTGGCACTTCCGCCAGGTGATTGCCGATCCCGATGACGATGACGGCGCGGAGAGCGAAGTGGTGGTGGGCGGCGAGTGGCTGCCGCTGTGGGAGGAGGCCCAGGACGAGGAGGCAGCCTGCCGGCAGTTGCAGGAGGGCGGCTTTGTCGATGCGCCCAAGGCCCTGCGGGCCCTGGCCAGTTTGCGCGGCAGCCCGCAGTTGCGCGCCATGCAGCGCCTGGGGCGCGAACGCCTGGATGCCTTTATTCCACGCTTGCTGGCCCAGGCCGTGGAGCACGCCAATCCGGATCTGGTGCTGGAACGGGTGCTGCCATTGGTCGAGGCTGTAGCCCGGCGTTCGGCCTATCTGGTGCTGCTCACCGAAAACCCTGGTGCTCTGCGTCGCCTGCTGACCCTGTGCGCGGCCAGCCCATGGATTGCCGAGCAGATCACCCGCTTTCCACTGCTGCTGGATGAATTGCTCAATGAAGGGCGCCTGTTCAAGCCGCCCCTGGCGCCGGAGCTGGCGGCCGAGCTGCGCGAGCGCCTGACGCGGATTCCCGAGGACGACCTGGAACAGCAGATGGAGGCGCTGCGCCACTTCAAGCTGGCCCACCGGTTGCGGGTGGCCGCCTCGGAGATCGCCGGCAGCCTGCCTTTAATGAAGGTCAGCGATTACCTGACCTGGCTCGCCGAGGCGATTCTGGAGCAGGTGCTGGCCCTGGCCTGGCGCCAGACCGTGGCCAAATACGGTGCGCCACAGCGCAGCGATGGCACCTTGTGTGATCCGGGGTTCATCATCGTCGGCTACGGCAAGGTCGGCGGCATCGAGCTGGGCCACGGCTCCGACCTGGACCTGGTGTTCATCCATGATGGCGACCCCCAGGCCGAAACCGACGGTCCGAAACCCATCGATGGTGCACAGTTCTTCACCCGGCTGGGGCAGCGCATCATCCATCTGCTGACCACCCAGACCAACTCCGGCCAGTTGTACGAAGTGGACATGCGCCTGCGGCCGTCCGGCGCGTCGGGGTTGCTGGTGAGTTCCCTGGGGGCCTTTGCCCGCTATCAGGAGAACGAAGCCTGGACCTGGGAGCATCAGGCGCTGGTCCGGGCCCGGGTGCTGGTGGGCAGCCAGGATGTGGGGCAGGCCTTTGAAAAGGTCCGGGCCGTGGTGCTGGGCAAAAAGCGCGACCTGCCGACCTTGCGTCAGGAAGTCAGTGAGATGCGGGCCAAGATGCGCGACAACCTGGGCAGTCGCCTGACCGCCGCCGGAACCGCGGCCAACGCCTTCGAAGCCACGGCGCCGTTCGACCTCAAGCAGGACGCCGGAGGTATCGTCGATATCGAATTTATGGTGCAATACGCGGCCCTGGCGTGGTCCGAAGAGCACCCGTCATTGCTGCGCTACACCGATAACATCCGCATTCTGGAAGGTCTGGAGCAGGTCGGCCTGATGCCGGCGAGCGATGCCAGCCTGCTGCGCGAGGTCTACAAGGCCTATCGTTCTGCGGCTCACCGACAGGCGTTGCAGAATGAGGCCGGAATCATTACCGGTGATCAATTCGTGACCGAACGACGGGAAGTGTTACGGATTTGGCGCGAGCTGGGGCTAAGCTAA
- the waaF gene encoding lipopolysaccharide heptosyltransferase II → MNILIVGPSWVGDMVMAQTLFECLKQRHPQCEIDVLAPEWSRPILERMPQVRRALSFPLGHGALELATRRRIGKSLAGQYDQAILLPNSLKSALVPFFAGIPKRTGWRGEFRYGLLNDVRKLDKERYPLMIERFMALAHEPGAELPQPYPRPSLQIDPQSREAALAKFGLVLDRPVLALCPGAEFGEAKRWPSEHYAQVAEAKIREGWQVWLFGSKNDHAVGEEIRGRLIPGLREESTNLSGETSLAEAIDLLSCADSVVSNDSGLMHVAAALNRPLVAVYGSTSPGFTPPLADQVEVVRLGIECSPCFDRTCRFGHYNCLRQLLPQPVNEALQRLQGSPVEVQ, encoded by the coding sequence ATGAATATTCTGATCGTTGGGCCCAGTTGGGTCGGTGACATGGTGATGGCGCAGACACTCTTCGAGTGCCTGAAACAGCGTCATCCACAATGCGAGATCGACGTGCTGGCCCCCGAGTGGAGCCGGCCGATCCTGGAGCGCATGCCCCAGGTGCGTCGGGCCTTGAGCTTTCCCCTGGGCCACGGCGCCCTGGAGCTGGCCACCCGCCGGCGGATCGGCAAGTCCCTGGCCGGCCAGTACGATCAGGCGATCCTGCTGCCCAACTCGCTGAAGTCGGCCCTGGTGCCGTTCTTTGCCGGCATCCCCAAGCGCACCGGCTGGCGCGGCGAGTTCCGCTACGGCCTGCTCAACGACGTGCGCAAGCTCGACAAAGAGCGCTACCCGCTGATGATCGAGCGCTTCATGGCCCTGGCCCATGAGCCGGGCGCCGAACTGCCCCAGCCTTATCCACGGCCGAGCCTGCAGATCGATCCGCAAAGCCGTGAGGCGGCCCTGGCCAAGTTCGGCCTGGTACTGGATCGTCCGGTGCTGGCGCTGTGCCCTGGGGCGGAGTTCGGCGAGGCCAAGCGCTGGCCGTCCGAGCATTACGCCCAGGTGGCCGAGGCCAAGATCCGCGAGGGCTGGCAGGTGTGGCTGTTCGGTTCGAAGAACGATCATGCCGTGGGGGAGGAGATTCGCGGGCGACTGATTCCCGGCTTGCGCGAGGAATCGACCAACCTCAGCGGCGAAACCTCCCTGGCCGAGGCCATCGACCTGTTGTCCTGTGCCGACTCGGTGGTGTCCAACGACTCCGGGTTGATGCATGTGGCGGCGGCGCTGAATCGCCCTTTGGTGGCGGTGTATGGCTCCACTTCACCGGGCTTCACTCCGCCCCTGGCGGATCAGGTCGAGGTGGTGCGCCTGGGCATCGAATGCAGCCCGTGTTTCGACCGCACTTGCCGCTTCGGCCATTACAACTGCCTGCGCCAGTTGTTGCCGCAGCCGGTGAATGAAGCCTTGCAGCGCTTGCAGGGCTCCCCGGTCGAGGTTCAATAA
- the waaC gene encoding lipopolysaccharide heptosyltransferase I produces MRVLLIKTSSLGDVIHALPALTDAARAIPGIKFDWVVEEGFAEIPTWHPAVGKVIPVAIRRWRKNIWQTIKSGEWRRFKQSVRSTKYDLVIDAQGLLKSAWLTRYVRAPVAGLDKNSAREPLASRFYSRRLAVARGQHAVERVRQLFAVALGYDLPQGLGDYGLNVEKLVELPRKNPFVLFLHGTTWDTKHWPEAYWRELTERMGMLGVEVKLPWGNAAEKARAERIASGLKNATVLPKLNLAGVAKVLADAQACVAVDTGLGHLAAALDVPTISLFGPTNPGLTGAYGKVQIHLGSNFPCAPCLQKKCTYQPSAVDQQRYDIKREWPLCFTRLNPERVASRLSALLLAEEPR; encoded by the coding sequence TTGCGGGTACTGTTGATCAAGACCTCGTCCCTGGGGGATGTGATTCACGCATTGCCGGCGCTGACCGATGCCGCGCGAGCCATTCCCGGGATCAAGTTCGACTGGGTGGTGGAAGAAGGCTTTGCCGAGATCCCCACCTGGCATCCGGCGGTCGGCAAGGTGATTCCGGTGGCGATCCGTCGCTGGCGCAAGAACATCTGGCAGACCATCAAGAGCGGCGAGTGGCGTCGCTTCAAGCAGAGCGTGCGCTCGACCAAGTACGACCTGGTGATCGATGCCCAGGGCCTGCTGAAAAGCGCCTGGCTGACTCGCTACGTGCGTGCCCCGGTGGCGGGGCTGGACAAGAACTCGGCCCGTGAGCCCCTGGCGTCGCGTTTCTATTCGCGGCGCCTGGCGGTGGCCCGTGGGCAGCACGCGGTGGAGCGGGTGCGTCAGCTGTTCGCCGTGGCCCTGGGCTACGACCTGCCGCAGGGCCTGGGCGACTACGGTCTGAATGTCGAGAAGCTGGTGGAGCTGCCGCGCAAGAATCCCTTCGTGCTGTTTCTGCACGGCACCACCTGGGACACCAAGCACTGGCCCGAAGCCTATTGGCGCGAGTTGACCGAGCGCATGGGCATGCTCGGGGTGGAGGTCAAGCTGCCGTGGGGCAACGCCGCCGAGAAAGCCCGCGCCGAGCGCATCGCCAGTGGCCTGAAAAATGCCACGGTGCTGCCCAAGCTGAACCTGGCCGGGGTCGCCAAGGTGCTGGCCGATGCCCAGGCCTGTGTGGCCGTCGACACCGGGTTGGGTCACCTTGCCGCGGCTCTGGATGTGCCGACCATTTCGTTGTTCGGCCCGACCAATCCGGGCCTCACCGGCGCCTATGGCAAGGTGCAGATCCACCTGGGCAGCAACTTTCCCTGCGCGCCGTGCCTGCAGAAAAAATGCACCTACCAGCCCTCCGCTGTGGACCAGCAGCGCTATGACATCAAGCGCGAGTGGCCACTGTGCTTCACTCGCCTGAACCCCGAGCGTGTCGCCAGCCGACTGAGCGCCTTGTTACTGGCTGAGGAGCCGCGCTGA
- a CDS encoding glycosyltransferase family 4 protein gives MQLAFVLYKYFPFGGLQRDFMRIALECQRRGHQIRVYTLIWEGDVPPGFEVLVAPVKALFNHRRNEKLSAWMEADLAKRPVDRLIGFNKMPGLDVYYAADGCFEDKAQNLRHSLYRRWGRYRHFAEYERAVFARDAKTEILMISEVQQPLFIKHYDTPLERFHLLPPGIAQDRRAPANAAEIRAEFRREFALRDDELLLVQIGSGFKTKGVDRSLKALAALPSALKKRTRLFVIGQDDPKVFQVQSAALGLSDQVQFMKGRSDIPRFLLGADVLIHPAYNENTGTVLLEALVAGLPVLVSAVCGYAHYIAEAESGLVLDEPFEQSQLNQYLNTMLTDDAARATWSRNGLAFAETADLYSMPQHAADVILAEQHR, from the coding sequence ATGCAATTGGCTTTTGTCCTTTATAAGTATTTTCCCTTTGGCGGCCTGCAACGCGACTTCATGCGCATTGCCCTGGAGTGCCAGCGGCGCGGGCACCAGATTCGCGTCTACACCCTGATCTGGGAGGGCGATGTGCCTCCCGGCTTCGAAGTGCTGGTGGCGCCGGTCAAGGCGTTGTTCAACCATCGGCGCAATGAAAAGCTCAGCGCCTGGATGGAGGCCGACCTGGCCAAGCGTCCGGTGGATCGACTGATCGGTTTCAACAAGATGCCGGGGCTGGACGTGTACTACGCCGCCGACGGCTGTTTCGAGGACAAGGCGCAGAACCTGCGTCATTCCCTGTACCGGCGCTGGGGCCGCTACCGGCATTTTGCCGAGTACGAGCGGGCGGTATTCGCCCGGGATGCCAAGACCGAGATCCTGATGATCTCCGAGGTCCAGCAGCCGCTGTTCATCAAGCACTACGACACCCCGCTGGAGCGCTTTCACCTGCTGCCGCCGGGCATCGCCCAGGACCGCCGGGCCCCGGCCAACGCCGCCGAGATCCGCGCCGAGTTCCGTCGCGAATTCGCCTTGCGGGATGACGAGTTGCTGCTGGTGCAGATCGGCTCCGGGTTCAAGACCAAGGGCGTGGACCGCAGCCTGAAGGCGCTGGCGGCGTTGCCGTCGGCGCTGAAAAAACGCACCCGGCTGTTTGTAATCGGCCAGGACGACCCCAAGGTATTCCAGGTGCAAAGTGCGGCGCTGGGTTTGAGCGATCAGGTGCAGTTCATGAAGGGGCGCAGCGATATCCCGCGGTTCCTGCTGGGCGCCGATGTGCTGATTCATCCGGCCTACAACGAAAACACCGGCACCGTCCTGCTCGAGGCCCTGGTGGCCGGGCTGCCGGTGCTGGTCAGTGCGGTCTGCGGCTATGCCCACTACATCGCCGAGGCCGAGAGCGGCCTGGTGCTGGACGAGCCGTTCGAGCAGAGCCAGCTCAATCAATACCTCAACACCATGTTGACCGACGACGCGGCACGCGCGACCTGGAGCCGTAATGGCCTGGCGTTCGCCGAGACGGCCGACCTTTACAGCATGCCGCAGCATGCTGCGGATGTGATTCTGGCGGAGCAACACCGATGA